A section of the Lepus europaeus isolate LE1 chromosome 10, mLepTim1.pri, whole genome shotgun sequence genome encodes:
- the PCBP2 gene encoding poly(rC)-binding protein 2 isoform X3, with translation MDTGVIEGGLNVTLTIRLLMHGKEVGSIIGKKGESVKKMREESGARINISEGNCPERIITLAGPTNAIFKAFAMIIDKLEEDISSSMTNSTAASRPPVTLRLVVPASQCGSLIGKGGCKIKEIRESTGAQVQVAGDMLPNSTERAITIAGIPQSIIECVKQICVVMLESPPKGVTIPYRPKPSSSPVIFAGGQDRYSTGSDSASFPHTTPSMCLNPDLEGPPLEAYTIQGQYAIPQPDLTKLHQLAMQQSHFPMTHGNTGFSGIESSSPEVKGYWAGLDASAQTTSHELTIPNDLIGCIIGRQGAKINEIRQMSGAQIKIANPVEGSTDRQVTITGSAASISLAQYLINVSLENAKPSSQAASVTIPDHLSINLSQPSTPSSSSSSSTTTPSLATAGTSDAPSSLPNPLPTAPCVSSLLGMKPIPLLALNVVSAAKGTGASAATTTTSAVPCVTNKLKGEKQRFSPY, from the exons ATGGACACCGGTGTGATTGAAGGTGGATTAAATGTCACTCTCACCATCCGGCTACTTATGCATGGCAAG GAAGTTGGCAGTATCATCGGAAAG AAAGGAGAATCTGTTAAGAAGATGCGCGAGGAG AGTGGTGCACGTATCAACATCTCAGAAGGGAATTGTCCTGAGAGAATTATCACTTTGGCTGGACCCACTAATGCCATTTTCAAAGCATTTGCTATGATCATTGACAAACTGGAAGAG GACATTAGCAGCTCTATGACCAATAGCACAGCTGCCAGTAGACCTCCGGTTACCTTGAGGCTGGTGGTTCCTGCTAGTCAGTGTGGCTCTCTCATTGGAAAAGGTGGTTGCAAGATCAAGGAAATAAGAGAG AGTACAGGGGCTcaggtgcaggtggcaggggataTGCTCCCCAACTCAACTGAGCGGGCCATCACTATTGCTGGCATCCCGCAATCCATCATTGAGTGTGTCAAACAGATCTGCGTGGTCATGTTGGAG TCCCCTCCGAAGGGCGTGACCATCCCGTACCGGCCCAAGCCGTCCAGTTCTCCGGTCATCTTTGCAGGTGGTCAG GACAGGTACAGCACAGGCAGCGACAGTGCGAGCTTTCCCCACACCACCCCGTCCATGTGCCTCAACCCTGACCTGGAGGGACCACCTCTAGAG GCCTATACCATTCAAGGACAGTATGCCATTCCACAGCCAGAT TTGACCAAGCTGCACCAGTTGGCAATGCAACAGTCTCATTTTCCCATGACCCATGGCAACACCGGATTCAGTG GCATTGAATCCAGCTCTCCAGAGGTGAAAGGCTATTGGg CAGGTCTGGATGCATCTGCTCAGACTACTTCTCATGAACTCACCATTCCAAATGAT ttgATTGGCTGCATAATCGGGCGTCAAGGCGCCAAAATCAATGAGATCCGTCAGATGTCTGGGGCGCAGATCAAAATTGCGAACCCAGTAGAAGGATCTACTGATAGGCAGGTTACCATCACCGGATCTGCTGccagcatcagcctggctcaATATCTAATCAATGTCAG TTTAGAAAACGCTAAACCCTCCTCCCAGGCAGCCTCCGTCACGATCCCTGATCACCTCAGCATCAACCTCTCTCAACCCTCcaccccttcttcttcttcttcctcctccaccaccaccccctcgcTCGCCACAGCGGGGACCTCCGACGCACCCTCCAGCCTCCCCAACCCTCTTCCGACCGCCCCTTGTGTCTCCAGTCTGCTTGGCATGAAACCCATCCCTCTCCTGGCTCTAAATGTTGTGTCTGCTGCTAAGGGTACCGGGGCTTcagctgccaccaccaccacctccgcGGTGCCGTGTGTAACTAACAAACTGAAAGGCGAGAAACAGAGATTCTCCCCCTACTGA
- the PCBP2 gene encoding poly(rC)-binding protein 2 isoform X11 translates to MREESGARINISEGNCPERIITLAGPTNAIFKAFAMIIDKLEEDISSSMTNSTAASRPPVTLRLVVPASQCGSLIGKGGCKIKEIRESTGAQVQVAGDMLPNSTERAITIAGIPQSIIECVKQICVVMLETLSQSPPKGVTIPYRPKPSSSPVIFAGGQDRYSTGSDSASFPHTTPSMCLNPDLEGPPLEAYTIQGQYAIPQPDLTKLHQLAMQQSHFPMTHGNTGFSGIESSSPEVKGYWAGLDASAQTTSHELTIPNDLIGCIIGRQGAKINEIRQMSGAQIKIANPVEGSTDRQVTITGSAASISLAQYLINVSLENAKPSSQAASVTIPDHLSINLSQPSTPSSSSSSSTTTPSLATAGTSDAPSSLPNPLPTAPCVSSLLGMKPIPLLALNVVSAAKGTGASAATTTTSAVPCVTNKLKGEKQRFSPY, encoded by the exons ATGCGCGAGGAG AGTGGTGCACGTATCAACATCTCAGAAGGGAATTGTCCTGAGAGAATTATCACTTTGGCTGGACCCACTAATGCCATTTTCAAAGCATTTGCTATGATCATTGACAAACTGGAAGAG GACATTAGCAGCTCTATGACCAATAGCACAGCTGCCAGTAGACCTCCGGTTACCTTGAGGCTGGTGGTTCCTGCTAGTCAGTGTGGCTCTCTCATTGGAAAAGGTGGTTGCAAGATCAAGGAAATAAGAGAG AGTACAGGGGCTcaggtgcaggtggcaggggataTGCTCCCCAACTCAACTGAGCGGGCCATCACTATTGCTGGCATCCCGCAATCCATCATTGAGTGTGTCAAACAGATCTGCGTGGTCATGTTGGAG actCTCTCCCAGTCCCCTCCGAAGGGCGTGACCATCCCGTACCGGCCCAAGCCGTCCAGTTCTCCGGTCATCTTTGCAGGTGGTCAG GACAGGTACAGCACAGGCAGCGACAGTGCGAGCTTTCCCCACACCACCCCGTCCATGTGCCTCAACCCTGACCTGGAGGGACCACCTCTAGAG GCCTATACCATTCAAGGACAGTATGCCATTCCACAGCCAGAT TTGACCAAGCTGCACCAGTTGGCAATGCAACAGTCTCATTTTCCCATGACCCATGGCAACACCGGATTCAGTG GCATTGAATCCAGCTCTCCAGAGGTGAAAGGCTATTGGg CAGGTCTGGATGCATCTGCTCAGACTACTTCTCATGAACTCACCATTCCAAATGAT ttgATTGGCTGCATAATCGGGCGTCAAGGCGCCAAAATCAATGAGATCCGTCAGATGTCTGGGGCGCAGATCAAAATTGCGAACCCAGTAGAAGGATCTACTGATAGGCAGGTTACCATCACCGGATCTGCTGccagcatcagcctggctcaATATCTAATCAATGTCAG TTTAGAAAACGCTAAACCCTCCTCCCAGGCAGCCTCCGTCACGATCCCTGATCACCTCAGCATCAACCTCTCTCAACCCTCcaccccttcttcttcttcttcctcctccaccaccaccccctcgcTCGCCACAGCGGGGACCTCCGACGCACCCTCCAGCCTCCCCAACCCTCTTCCGACCGCCCCTTGTGTCTCCAGTCTGCTTGGCATGAAACCCATCCCTCTCCTGGCTCTAAATGTTGTGTCTGCTGCTAAGGGTACCGGGGCTTcagctgccaccaccaccacctccgcGGTGCCGTGTGTAACTAACAAACTGAAAGGCGAGAAACAGAGATTCTCCCCCTACTGA
- the PCBP2 gene encoding poly(rC)-binding protein 2 isoform X26 — MDTGVIEGGLNVTLTIRLLMHGKEVGSIIGKKGESVKKMREESGARINISEGNCPERIITLAGPTNAIFKAFAMIIDKLEEDISSSMTNSTAASRPPVTLRLVVPASQCGSLIGKGGCKIKEIRESTGAQVQVAGDMLPNSTERAITIAGIPQSIIECVKQICVVMLESPPKGVTIPYRPKPSSSPVIFAGGQAYTIQGQYAIPQPDLTKLHQLAMQQSHFPMTHGNTGFSGLDASAQTTSHELTIPNDLIGCIIGRQGAKINEIRQMSGAQIKIANPVEGSTDRQVTITGSAASISLAQYLINVRLSSETGGMGSS; from the exons ATGGACACCGGTGTGATTGAAGGTGGATTAAATGTCACTCTCACCATCCGGCTACTTATGCATGGCAAG GAAGTTGGCAGTATCATCGGAAAG AAAGGAGAATCTGTTAAGAAGATGCGCGAGGAG AGTGGTGCACGTATCAACATCTCAGAAGGGAATTGTCCTGAGAGAATTATCACTTTGGCTGGACCCACTAATGCCATTTTCAAAGCATTTGCTATGATCATTGACAAACTGGAAGAG GACATTAGCAGCTCTATGACCAATAGCACAGCTGCCAGTAGACCTCCGGTTACCTTGAGGCTGGTGGTTCCTGCTAGTCAGTGTGGCTCTCTCATTGGAAAAGGTGGTTGCAAGATCAAGGAAATAAGAGAG AGTACAGGGGCTcaggtgcaggtggcaggggataTGCTCCCCAACTCAACTGAGCGGGCCATCACTATTGCTGGCATCCCGCAATCCATCATTGAGTGTGTCAAACAGATCTGCGTGGTCATGTTGGAG TCCCCTCCGAAGGGCGTGACCATCCCGTACCGGCCCAAGCCGTCCAGTTCTCCGGTCATCTTTGCAGGTGGTCAG GCCTATACCATTCAAGGACAGTATGCCATTCCACAGCCAGAT TTGACCAAGCTGCACCAGTTGGCAATGCAACAGTCTCATTTTCCCATGACCCATGGCAACACCGGATTCAGTG GTCTGGATGCATCTGCTCAGACTACTTCTCATGAACTCACCATTCCAAATGAT ttgATTGGCTGCATAATCGGGCGTCAAGGCGCCAAAATCAATGAGATCCGTCAGATGTCTGGGGCGCAGATCAAAATTGCGAACCCAGTAGAAGGATCTACTGATAGGCAGGTTACCATCACCGGATCTGCTGccagcatcagcctggctcaATATCTAATCAATGTCAG GCTTTCCTCGGAGACGGGTGGCATGGGGAGCAGCTAG
- the PCBP2 gene encoding poly(rC)-binding protein 2 isoform X13, with amino-acid sequence MDTGVIEGGLNVTLTIRLLMHGKEVGSIIGKKGESVKKMREESGARINISEGNCPERIITLAGPTNAIFKAFAMIIDKLEEDISSSMTNSTAASRPPVTLRLVVPASQCGSLIGKGGCKIKEIRESTGAQVQVAGDMLPNSTERAITIAGIPQSIIECVKQICVVMLESPPKGVTIPYRPKPSSSPVIFAGGQAYTIQGQYAIPQPDLTKLHQLAMQQSHFPMTHGNTGFSAGLDASAQTTSHELTIPNDLIGCIIGRQGAKINEIRQMSGAQIKIANPVEGSTDRQVTITGSAASISLAQYLINVSLENAKPSSQAASVTIPDHLSINLSQPSTPSSSSSSSTTTPSLATAGTSDAPSSLPNPLPTAPCVSSLLGMKPIPLLALNVVSAAKGTGASAATTTTSAVPCVTNKLKGEKQRFSPY; translated from the exons ATGGACACCGGTGTGATTGAAGGTGGATTAAATGTCACTCTCACCATCCGGCTACTTATGCATGGCAAG GAAGTTGGCAGTATCATCGGAAAG AAAGGAGAATCTGTTAAGAAGATGCGCGAGGAG AGTGGTGCACGTATCAACATCTCAGAAGGGAATTGTCCTGAGAGAATTATCACTTTGGCTGGACCCACTAATGCCATTTTCAAAGCATTTGCTATGATCATTGACAAACTGGAAGAG GACATTAGCAGCTCTATGACCAATAGCACAGCTGCCAGTAGACCTCCGGTTACCTTGAGGCTGGTGGTTCCTGCTAGTCAGTGTGGCTCTCTCATTGGAAAAGGTGGTTGCAAGATCAAGGAAATAAGAGAG AGTACAGGGGCTcaggtgcaggtggcaggggataTGCTCCCCAACTCAACTGAGCGGGCCATCACTATTGCTGGCATCCCGCAATCCATCATTGAGTGTGTCAAACAGATCTGCGTGGTCATGTTGGAG TCCCCTCCGAAGGGCGTGACCATCCCGTACCGGCCCAAGCCGTCCAGTTCTCCGGTCATCTTTGCAGGTGGTCAG GCCTATACCATTCAAGGACAGTATGCCATTCCACAGCCAGAT TTGACCAAGCTGCACCAGTTGGCAATGCAACAGTCTCATTTTCCCATGACCCATGGCAACACCGGATTCAGTG CAGGTCTGGATGCATCTGCTCAGACTACTTCTCATGAACTCACCATTCCAAATGAT ttgATTGGCTGCATAATCGGGCGTCAAGGCGCCAAAATCAATGAGATCCGTCAGATGTCTGGGGCGCAGATCAAAATTGCGAACCCAGTAGAAGGATCTACTGATAGGCAGGTTACCATCACCGGATCTGCTGccagcatcagcctggctcaATATCTAATCAATGTCAG TTTAGAAAACGCTAAACCCTCCTCCCAGGCAGCCTCCGTCACGATCCCTGATCACCTCAGCATCAACCTCTCTCAACCCTCcaccccttcttcttcttcttcctcctccaccaccaccccctcgcTCGCCACAGCGGGGACCTCCGACGCACCCTCCAGCCTCCCCAACCCTCTTCCGACCGCCCCTTGTGTCTCCAGTCTGCTTGGCATGAAACCCATCCCTCTCCTGGCTCTAAATGTTGTGTCTGCTGCTAAGGGTACCGGGGCTTcagctgccaccaccaccacctccgcGGTGCCGTGTGTAACTAACAAACTGAAAGGCGAGAAACAGAGATTCTCCCCCTACTGA
- the PCBP2 gene encoding poly(rC)-binding protein 2 isoform X22 — protein MDTGVIEGGLNVTLTIRLLMHGKEVGSIIGKKGESVKKMREESGARINISEGNCPERIITLAGPTNAIFKAFAMIIDKLEEDISSSMTNSTAASRPPVTLRLVVPASQCGSLIGKGGCKIKEIRESTGAQVQVAGDMLPNSTERAITIAGIPQSIIECVKQICVVMLESPPKGVTIPYRPKPSSSPVIFAGGQAYTIQGQYAIPQPDLTKLHQLAMQQSHFPMTHGNTGFSGIESSSPEVKGYWAGLDASAQTTSHELTIPNDLIGCIIGRQGAKINEIRQMSGAQIKIANPVEGSTDRQVTITGSAASISLAQYLINVRLSSETGGMGSS, from the exons ATGGACACCGGTGTGATTGAAGGTGGATTAAATGTCACTCTCACCATCCGGCTACTTATGCATGGCAAG GAAGTTGGCAGTATCATCGGAAAG AAAGGAGAATCTGTTAAGAAGATGCGCGAGGAG AGTGGTGCACGTATCAACATCTCAGAAGGGAATTGTCCTGAGAGAATTATCACTTTGGCTGGACCCACTAATGCCATTTTCAAAGCATTTGCTATGATCATTGACAAACTGGAAGAG GACATTAGCAGCTCTATGACCAATAGCACAGCTGCCAGTAGACCTCCGGTTACCTTGAGGCTGGTGGTTCCTGCTAGTCAGTGTGGCTCTCTCATTGGAAAAGGTGGTTGCAAGATCAAGGAAATAAGAGAG AGTACAGGGGCTcaggtgcaggtggcaggggataTGCTCCCCAACTCAACTGAGCGGGCCATCACTATTGCTGGCATCCCGCAATCCATCATTGAGTGTGTCAAACAGATCTGCGTGGTCATGTTGGAG TCCCCTCCGAAGGGCGTGACCATCCCGTACCGGCCCAAGCCGTCCAGTTCTCCGGTCATCTTTGCAGGTGGTCAG GCCTATACCATTCAAGGACAGTATGCCATTCCACAGCCAGAT TTGACCAAGCTGCACCAGTTGGCAATGCAACAGTCTCATTTTCCCATGACCCATGGCAACACCGGATTCAGTG GCATTGAATCCAGCTCTCCAGAGGTGAAAGGCTATTGGg CAGGTCTGGATGCATCTGCTCAGACTACTTCTCATGAACTCACCATTCCAAATGAT ttgATTGGCTGCATAATCGGGCGTCAAGGCGCCAAAATCAATGAGATCCGTCAGATGTCTGGGGCGCAGATCAAAATTGCGAACCCAGTAGAAGGATCTACTGATAGGCAGGTTACCATCACCGGATCTGCTGccagcatcagcctggctcaATATCTAATCAATGTCAG GCTTTCCTCGGAGACGGGTGGCATGGGGAGCAGCTAG
- the PCBP2 gene encoding poly(rC)-binding protein 2 isoform X6, which produces MDTGVIEGGLNVTLTIRLLMHGKEVGSIIGKKGESVKKMREESGARINISEGNCPERIITLAGPTNAIFKAFAMIIDKLEEDISSSMTNSTAASRPPVTLRLVVPASQCGSLIGKGGCKIKEIRESTGAQVQVAGDMLPNSTERAITIAGIPQSIIECVKQICVVMLETLSQSPPKGVTIPYRPKPSSSPVIFAGGQDRYSTGSDSASFPHTTPSMCLNPDLEGPPLEAYTIQGQYAIPQPDLTKLHQLAMQQSHFPMTHGNTGFSGLDASAQTTSHELTIPNDLIGCIIGRQGAKINEIRQMSGAQIKIANPVEGSTDRQVTITGSAASISLAQYLINVSLENAKPSSQAASVTIPDHLSINLSQPSTPSSSSSSSTTTPSLATAGTSDAPSSLPNPLPTAPCVSSLLGMKPIPLLALNVVSAAKGTGASAATTTTSAVPCVTNKLKGEKQRFSPY; this is translated from the exons ATGGACACCGGTGTGATTGAAGGTGGATTAAATGTCACTCTCACCATCCGGCTACTTATGCATGGCAAG GAAGTTGGCAGTATCATCGGAAAG AAAGGAGAATCTGTTAAGAAGATGCGCGAGGAG AGTGGTGCACGTATCAACATCTCAGAAGGGAATTGTCCTGAGAGAATTATCACTTTGGCTGGACCCACTAATGCCATTTTCAAAGCATTTGCTATGATCATTGACAAACTGGAAGAG GACATTAGCAGCTCTATGACCAATAGCACAGCTGCCAGTAGACCTCCGGTTACCTTGAGGCTGGTGGTTCCTGCTAGTCAGTGTGGCTCTCTCATTGGAAAAGGTGGTTGCAAGATCAAGGAAATAAGAGAG AGTACAGGGGCTcaggtgcaggtggcaggggataTGCTCCCCAACTCAACTGAGCGGGCCATCACTATTGCTGGCATCCCGCAATCCATCATTGAGTGTGTCAAACAGATCTGCGTGGTCATGTTGGAG actCTCTCCCAGTCCCCTCCGAAGGGCGTGACCATCCCGTACCGGCCCAAGCCGTCCAGTTCTCCGGTCATCTTTGCAGGTGGTCAG GACAGGTACAGCACAGGCAGCGACAGTGCGAGCTTTCCCCACACCACCCCGTCCATGTGCCTCAACCCTGACCTGGAGGGACCACCTCTAGAG GCCTATACCATTCAAGGACAGTATGCCATTCCACAGCCAGAT TTGACCAAGCTGCACCAGTTGGCAATGCAACAGTCTCATTTTCCCATGACCCATGGCAACACCGGATTCAGTG GTCTGGATGCATCTGCTCAGACTACTTCTCATGAACTCACCATTCCAAATGAT ttgATTGGCTGCATAATCGGGCGTCAAGGCGCCAAAATCAATGAGATCCGTCAGATGTCTGGGGCGCAGATCAAAATTGCGAACCCAGTAGAAGGATCTACTGATAGGCAGGTTACCATCACCGGATCTGCTGccagcatcagcctggctcaATATCTAATCAATGTCAG TTTAGAAAACGCTAAACCCTCCTCCCAGGCAGCCTCCGTCACGATCCCTGATCACCTCAGCATCAACCTCTCTCAACCCTCcaccccttcttcttcttcttcctcctccaccaccaccccctcgcTCGCCACAGCGGGGACCTCCGACGCACCCTCCAGCCTCCCCAACCCTCTTCCGACCGCCCCTTGTGTCTCCAGTCTGCTTGGCATGAAACCCATCCCTCTCCTGGCTCTAAATGTTGTGTCTGCTGCTAAGGGTACCGGGGCTTcagctgccaccaccaccacctccgcGGTGCCGTGTGTAACTAACAAACTGAAAGGCGAGAAACAGAGATTCTCCCCCTACTGA
- the PCBP2 gene encoding poly(rC)-binding protein 2 isoform X21, translating into MDTGVIEGGLNVTLTIRLLMHGKEVGSIIGKKGESVKKMREESGARINISEGNCPERIITLAGPTNAIFKAFAMIIDKLEEDISSSMTNSTAASRPPVTLRLVVPASQCGSLIGKGGCKIKEIRESTGAQVQVAGDMLPNSTERAITIAGIPQSIIECVKQICVVMLETLSQSPPKGVTIPYRPKPSSSPVIFAGGQAYTIQGQYAIPQPDLTKLHQLAMQQSHFPMTHGNTGFSGIESSSPEVKGYWAGLDASAQTTSHELTIPNDLIGCIIGRQGAKINEIRQMSGAQIKIANPVEGSTDRQVTITGSAASISLAQYLINVRLSSETGGMGSS; encoded by the exons ATGGACACCGGTGTGATTGAAGGTGGATTAAATGTCACTCTCACCATCCGGCTACTTATGCATGGCAAG GAAGTTGGCAGTATCATCGGAAAG AAAGGAGAATCTGTTAAGAAGATGCGCGAGGAG AGTGGTGCACGTATCAACATCTCAGAAGGGAATTGTCCTGAGAGAATTATCACTTTGGCTGGACCCACTAATGCCATTTTCAAAGCATTTGCTATGATCATTGACAAACTGGAAGAG GACATTAGCAGCTCTATGACCAATAGCACAGCTGCCAGTAGACCTCCGGTTACCTTGAGGCTGGTGGTTCCTGCTAGTCAGTGTGGCTCTCTCATTGGAAAAGGTGGTTGCAAGATCAAGGAAATAAGAGAG AGTACAGGGGCTcaggtgcaggtggcaggggataTGCTCCCCAACTCAACTGAGCGGGCCATCACTATTGCTGGCATCCCGCAATCCATCATTGAGTGTGTCAAACAGATCTGCGTGGTCATGTTGGAG actCTCTCCCAGTCCCCTCCGAAGGGCGTGACCATCCCGTACCGGCCCAAGCCGTCCAGTTCTCCGGTCATCTTTGCAGGTGGTCAG GCCTATACCATTCAAGGACAGTATGCCATTCCACAGCCAGAT TTGACCAAGCTGCACCAGTTGGCAATGCAACAGTCTCATTTTCCCATGACCCATGGCAACACCGGATTCAGTG GCATTGAATCCAGCTCTCCAGAGGTGAAAGGCTATTGGg CAGGTCTGGATGCATCTGCTCAGACTACTTCTCATGAACTCACCATTCCAAATGAT ttgATTGGCTGCATAATCGGGCGTCAAGGCGCCAAAATCAATGAGATCCGTCAGATGTCTGGGGCGCAGATCAAAATTGCGAACCCAGTAGAAGGATCTACTGATAGGCAGGTTACCATCACCGGATCTGCTGccagcatcagcctggctcaATATCTAATCAATGTCAG GCTTTCCTCGGAGACGGGTGGCATGGGGAGCAGCTAG
- the PCBP2 gene encoding poly(rC)-binding protein 2 isoform X9 — translation MDTGVIEGGLNVTLTIRLLMHGKEVGSIIGKKGESVKKMREESGARINISEGNCPERIITLAGPTNAIFKAFAMIIDKLEEDISSSMTNSTAASRPPVTLRLVVPASQCGSLIGKGGCKIKEIRESTGAQVQVAGDMLPNSTERAITIAGIPQSIIECVKQICVVMLESPPKGVTIPYRPKPSSSPVIFAGGQAYTIQGQYAIPQPDLTKLHQLAMQQSHFPMTHGNTGFSGIESSSPEVKGYWAGLDASAQTTSHELTIPNDLIGCIIGRQGAKINEIRQMSGAQIKIANPVEGSTDRQVTITGSAASISLAQYLINVSLENAKPSSQAASVTIPDHLSINLSQPSTPSSSSSSSTTTPSLATAGTSDAPSSLPNPLPTAPCVSSLLGMKPIPLLALNVVSAAKGTGASAATTTTSAVPCVTNKLKGEKQRFSPY, via the exons ATGGACACCGGTGTGATTGAAGGTGGATTAAATGTCACTCTCACCATCCGGCTACTTATGCATGGCAAG GAAGTTGGCAGTATCATCGGAAAG AAAGGAGAATCTGTTAAGAAGATGCGCGAGGAG AGTGGTGCACGTATCAACATCTCAGAAGGGAATTGTCCTGAGAGAATTATCACTTTGGCTGGACCCACTAATGCCATTTTCAAAGCATTTGCTATGATCATTGACAAACTGGAAGAG GACATTAGCAGCTCTATGACCAATAGCACAGCTGCCAGTAGACCTCCGGTTACCTTGAGGCTGGTGGTTCCTGCTAGTCAGTGTGGCTCTCTCATTGGAAAAGGTGGTTGCAAGATCAAGGAAATAAGAGAG AGTACAGGGGCTcaggtgcaggtggcaggggataTGCTCCCCAACTCAACTGAGCGGGCCATCACTATTGCTGGCATCCCGCAATCCATCATTGAGTGTGTCAAACAGATCTGCGTGGTCATGTTGGAG TCCCCTCCGAAGGGCGTGACCATCCCGTACCGGCCCAAGCCGTCCAGTTCTCCGGTCATCTTTGCAGGTGGTCAG GCCTATACCATTCAAGGACAGTATGCCATTCCACAGCCAGAT TTGACCAAGCTGCACCAGTTGGCAATGCAACAGTCTCATTTTCCCATGACCCATGGCAACACCGGATTCAGTG GCATTGAATCCAGCTCTCCAGAGGTGAAAGGCTATTGGg CAGGTCTGGATGCATCTGCTCAGACTACTTCTCATGAACTCACCATTCCAAATGAT ttgATTGGCTGCATAATCGGGCGTCAAGGCGCCAAAATCAATGAGATCCGTCAGATGTCTGGGGCGCAGATCAAAATTGCGAACCCAGTAGAAGGATCTACTGATAGGCAGGTTACCATCACCGGATCTGCTGccagcatcagcctggctcaATATCTAATCAATGTCAG TTTAGAAAACGCTAAACCCTCCTCCCAGGCAGCCTCCGTCACGATCCCTGATCACCTCAGCATCAACCTCTCTCAACCCTCcaccccttcttcttcttcttcctcctccaccaccaccccctcgcTCGCCACAGCGGGGACCTCCGACGCACCCTCCAGCCTCCCCAACCCTCTTCCGACCGCCCCTTGTGTCTCCAGTCTGCTTGGCATGAAACCCATCCCTCTCCTGGCTCTAAATGTTGTGTCTGCTGCTAAGGGTACCGGGGCTTcagctgccaccaccaccacctccgcGGTGCCGTGTGTAACTAACAAACTGAAAGGCGAGAAACAGAGATTCTCCCCCTACTGA